AGAAAATTAGACTCATGACCAACAATCCCCGTAAGATTGTTGGCCTTGAGGGATATGGAATGCAGGTAGTTGAAAGAGTTCCCATTGAGGTTACCCCGGTTAGAGAAAACTGGAATTATTTGCGCACAAAGAAGGAAAAGCTGGGACACCTCCTTTCCTGTTTAAGGTAATCCCTTTTTATGCCACACTCCTTTAAGAGCCTTCTTAAGGAAAGAGATTTTCTCTTTACCTTTGAACTTGTGCCAGGCAGAAGTGTTCGCACAAGACATTATCAAGAAATCTTAAGATTTCTTGAGGAGAGCACGAATCTTAAGATCTTTCAGGCCTTTTCAATTACCGATAATGCAGGAGGGCATCCAGCCTTATCTCCTATCCCTTTAGGAAGGACAATTAAAGAATTTGGCCTTGAACCTATCATTCATTTTTCTTGCAAGGATAAGAACCGAAATCAGCTTGAAAGTGAGCTTTTGGCCTTGGATAGGGAAGGTCTCCACAACCTGCTTGTCCTCACTGGTGATTATCCCTTTTACGGATACTTAGGCCGAGCTAAACCGGTTTTTGATCTGGACTCTGTTTTACTCTTAAAGATGATAACTGATATGGAGAGTGGGATAGAGCTTCCCAGAGGGGCTCCAGGGGGAGGGGTCAGACTCCCTGGTATCCCCTTTTTTAAAGGGGCAGTTGTTAATCCCTTTAAGCTAACTCTCTCAGAACTCTGGTGGCAATATCTAAAACTTTATAAAAAACTTCAGGCTGGAGCTTATTTCATTATAACTCAGGTAGGCTTTTATCCAAGAAAATGGTTAGAATTGAAAAATCTCCTTGAACTTGGTATTACAAAAATCTTTTCCCAATTTCTTAAGGACCAGAGCCTTCATGAGCCTGAAAAGGATAAAACCTTTGAAAGGGTGCCTCTTATTGGAAGTGTTCTCTATCTTACTCCTCAGCTTTTAAGGGCCTTAAAAAAGGGGAGAATTCCAGGTATTTTTGTGACTGAGGATCTTTTGAGGAGATTGGAGAAAGCCTCTTCCTTTGAGGAAGGGGCTCTGGAGATCTCTGCTGAGCTTACAGCTATACTTAAGGGCCTTGGCTATAAAGGGGTTCATCTCTGTGGTTTCCCCCTGGACTATAAGCTCATAGAGGCCTTTCTTGAAAAGGTCTCTAAGTATGAGACTAAGTGGGAGGGCTCTTTTGAAGAGCTGGGAAATACCGCCCTTATTGAACTTCCTCAAGGGGTCTATCAAAGGGAGATACCCTGTTTACTGAAAAATGGCTTTGATTTAAGATTTGAAGGTAAAAAGAGCCTTTTTTACCTTTTTAATGAGGCTATGCATCGCCTTTTTTTTAACAGAGGAAACTTTCTTTATCCCTATCTCCAAAAAGTAGCTCAATTCTTAGACAGATATCCCCGCTTAAAGGGCTATTTTACCTCCCTTGAATATTTCATTAAGAAACTTCTTTTTAATTGTCAGGAGTGTGGAGATTGCACCCTTTGGGAGTTCAATTATGCTTGTCCCCAGAGTGGATGTGCTAAGTATCTTTTA
This window of the Caldimicrobium thiodismutans genome carries:
- a CDS encoding methylenetetrahydrofolate reductase C-terminal domain-containing protein, whose translation is MPHSFKSLLKERDFLFTFELVPGRSVRTRHYQEILRFLEESTNLKIFQAFSITDNAGGHPALSPIPLGRTIKEFGLEPIIHFSCKDKNRNQLESELLALDREGLHNLLVLTGDYPFYGYLGRAKPVFDLDSVLLLKMITDMESGIELPRGAPGGGVRLPGIPFFKGAVVNPFKLTLSELWWQYLKLYKKLQAGAYFIITQVGFYPRKWLELKNLLELGITKIFSQFLKDQSLHEPEKDKTFERVPLIGSVLYLTPQLLRALKKGRIPGIFVTEDLLRRLEKASSFEEGALEISAELTAILKGLGYKGVHLCGFPLDYKLIEAFLEKVSKYETKWEGSFEELGNTALIELPQGVYQREIPCLLKNGFDLRFEGKKSLFYLFNEAMHRLFFNRGNFLYPYLQKVAQFLDRYPRLKGYFTSLEYFIKKLLFNCQECGDCTLWEFNYACPQSGCAKYLLNGPCGGSLAGFCEVYPFVKKCHFVRAMERAPSQRELKKFIKSYLPPRDWALYKSSSWLNFFLRRDHTKDETI